Proteins encoded within one genomic window of Triticum aestivum cultivar Chinese Spring chromosome 2D, IWGSC CS RefSeq v2.1, whole genome shotgun sequence:
- the LOC123053771 gene encoding RING-H2 finger protein ATL63-like, producing the protein MIAIAGALVAGVAAAATAGMLALASSRGDRGEDATSAVAAPAASQECAVCLSELVGAAGYSGDSEPSSALVRVLSGCGHGFHDECIGRWLLLRPECPLCRCPVVTADSRLARKAVSLAEAAPALSRPARIACGFGDGRVVWTRSPPVAL; encoded by the coding sequence ATGATCGCTATTGCCGGCGCGTTGGTCGCCGGTGTGGCAGCCGCGGCCACGGCGGGGATGCTTGCGTTGGCGTCGTCGCGCGGCGACCGGGGCGAGGATGCCACGAGCGccgtggcggcgccggcggcgtcCCAGGAGTGCGCGGTGTGCCTGTCGGAGCTGGTCGGAGCGGCGGGATACTCCGGCGACTCCGAGCCATCGTCGGCGCTGGTACGCGTGCTGTCGGGCTGTGGGCACGGGTTCCACGACGAGTGCATCGGCAGGTGGCTGCTGCTGCGCCCCGAGTGCCCGCTCTGCCGCTGCCCCGTGGTCACCGCGGACAGTCGGCTAGCCAGGAAGGCCGTGTCGCTGGCGGAGGCCGCGCCTGCCTTGTCGCGGCCGGCTAGGATCGCGTGCGGCTTCGGCGACGGGAGGGTGGTGTGGACGCGTAGCCCACCCGTGGCATTGTAA